Within Verrucomicrobiota bacterium, the genomic segment AGAATCTGCCTTGACCAATTTATCCCCATGACCCCGAAAACACGCATCCAACTCTCGTCCATGATGTTTCTCCAGTTCTTCATCTGGGGCGCATGGTTCGTCACGCTAGGCACCTACCTCGGAAGGGGACTAAATCTCGACGGCGTTTCAATTGGCGCGGCTTATAGCACGATGCCCTGGGGTGCGTTGATTGCCCCGTTTTTTATCGGTATGATTGCTGACCGCTTCTTCAACTCGGAGCGAGTCCTTGCCGTGTGCCACATCCTCGGCGCAGCAATCCTATACTACGCATCGACCGTGGTTGACCCGGGCCTTCTCTTCTGGGTCCTGCTCGCTTATGCCTTGGCCTACAACCCGACACTTGCACTCGTAAACGCGATTTCCTTCAACCAAATTGACAATGTAGAGAAGCAATTCCCGATGATTCGCGTGTTTGGCACGATCGGCTGGATTGTTGCCGGCATTTTGGTCGGTTCGCTTGGGATCGAGGCGACCGCGAATCCGATGCGGATTGCTGCAGGTGCAAGCCTGTTGCTCGGCATTTTGTCCTTCTTTTTGCCGAAGACGCCTCCCAAATCCAAGGAAAGTGGAGTCAGTATTTCCGGCATCCTTGGTCTGGATGCTTTGGCCCTGCTCAAGGATAAGTCTTTTGCCGTTTTTACGCTGGGCTCGCTCCTTCTCTGTATTCCGTTGGCCTTCTACTACAATTTTACCAATCTATTTCTGAACGACATGGGTGTCGAAAACGCGGCCGGAAAAATGACCATGGGCCAGATGTCGGAAATTGTTTTCATGCTGGTTATGCCGTTCTTCTTTGTCCGGCTCGGCGTGAAAAAGATGCTTTTGGCCGGTATGATTGGATGGGTTCTCCGTTATGTCCTCTTTGCTTTTGGTGACCCCGGAGGGCTTGTCTGGATGTTTTACCTAGGCATTCTTCTCCATGGTATTTGCTACGATTTCTTCTTCGTAACAGGACAGATTTATGTCGACAAAGCTGCCGGAGAAAAGATTCGAGCAAGTGCCCAGGGGTTCATCACCCTGATCACTTACGGTCTCGGTATGCTGATCGGAGCCTGGGCGTCGGGACTGATCGTGAAATCATTTGAAACGACAGACCCAGTTGGAGAAATCCTCCGCAATTGGTCAGACATCTGGCTGATTCCTGCTGCCATGGCAGCAGTCGTTATCGTCCTCTTTGCAATCTTCTTTAAACCCACCGAAACCTCTGCAGAAAAATGAAAGTAGTGAAAAAAATCCCGCAAATAGTCGGAATCAGCCTCTCCCTGGTCATCCCGGTATCCGCCGGTTTGGTTGACCCGAACGCAACCCCTGAAACGGTAGCACTTTTCGAAAAGATGAAAGCGATACCCGAGGACCGTATCCTTTTCGGCCAACAACACGCGACCTGTTACGGTATCGGCTGGGAAAATACAGATGGGACCCGTTCAGACGTGAAGACTCTAACCGGATCACATCCGGCCGTCTATGGCTGGGATATGGGGCACTTTGGAACCAATGACGATAGACAACTCTTGATCGAAGCGCATGAACGGGGTGGCATCAATACCATCAGTTGGCATATGGACAACCTATTGACCGGAGAGAAATCGTGGAGCGGAGGTGAGGGTGTCATTGCTGCTCACCTGCCCGGTGGCGAGGCTCATGAAAAATTGAAGGAGCAGTTGGACTGGTTTGCTGAATTTGCAGACAGCCTGAGGGATAGTGACGGGAAACTGATTCCCGTTATTTTCCGGCCGTGGCATGAGCACACGGGTGGATGGTTTTGGTGGGGACCGAACGGCGGAACCGACGAGGAGTTTACTGAGCTTTGGAGATTTACAATCGAGTATCTTCGCGATGAGAAGGGGGTGCACAATCTTCTCTACGCCTATTCACCTATTCAGGCTAAGTTTGAAACCGTGGAAGACTATATGACGGTCCGTTTTCCCGGGATTGAATACATGGATGTGGTTGGCTTCGATACCTACAGCAAAATACCTGAACGGTTGGCCGAACGATCGGTAATTGTCGCTGAGGTCGCGCGGGAACACGGTAAATTTGCCGCTATTTGCGAGTTTGGAATCTCGAAAGGCTTGGACAATCATGACGATCCCAACTGGTTCATGAACGTGTTGAATCATTTCAAAGAGACGGAAGGATCCGGTGGCATCGCATACATGCTCACCTGGCGAAACGGCAGCAAGGAACGTTTCTGGGTTCCTTACGAAGGGCATCGAAACGAAGCTGATTTCAAGCAGTTCGCGGCCGATCCGTTCATCGTTTTGGAAAACGATCTTGCGCAGTTCGATTGATCGCATCCCTTGTTGTTCTACTTCGAATGAAGATCTTTTTATGATACATTCGCTTAAACGTTTACCTTACTTGCTTTTCGTGGCGTTTTGCTTTGCTCCCCGGGCGAATGCGGAGTCCCAGCCAAACATCATCTGGATTTTTTCAGATGATCATGCCTATCAGACGATTGGTGCCTATGGGGGTCGATTTGCGCCGCTTGATCCTTCCCCAAATATCGATCGCCTCGCTAGCGAGGGAATGCGCTTTGACCGCTCTTATGTTTGTAACTCCATTTGTGGGCCAGCGCGGGCGG encodes:
- a CDS encoding nucleoside permease; translation: MTPKTRIQLSSMMFLQFFIWGAWFVTLGTYLGRGLNLDGVSIGAAYSTMPWGALIAPFFIGMIADRFFNSERVLAVCHILGAAILYYASTVVDPGLLFWVLLAYALAYNPTLALVNAISFNQIDNVEKQFPMIRVFGTIGWIVAGILVGSLGIEATANPMRIAAGASLLLGILSFFLPKTPPKSKESGVSISGILGLDALALLKDKSFAVFTLGSLLLCIPLAFYYNFTNLFLNDMGVENAAGKMTMGQMSEIVFMLVMPFFFVRLGVKKMLLAGMIGWVLRYVLFAFGDPGGLVWMFYLGILLHGICYDFFFVTGQIYVDKAAGEKIRASAQGFITLITYGLGMLIGAWASGLIVKSFETTDPVGEILRNWSDIWLIPAAMAAVVIVLFAIFFKPTETSAEK
- a CDS encoding glycosyl hydrolase, with the translated sequence MKVVKKIPQIVGISLSLVIPVSAGLVDPNATPETVALFEKMKAIPEDRILFGQQHATCYGIGWENTDGTRSDVKTLTGSHPAVYGWDMGHFGTNDDRQLLIEAHERGGINTISWHMDNLLTGEKSWSGGEGVIAAHLPGGEAHEKLKEQLDWFAEFADSLRDSDGKLIPVIFRPWHEHTGGWFWWGPNGGTDEEFTELWRFTIEYLRDEKGVHNLLYAYSPIQAKFETVEDYMTVRFPGIEYMDVVGFDTYSKIPERLAERSVIVAEVAREHGKFAAICEFGISKGLDNHDDPNWFMNVLNHFKETEGSGGIAYMLTWRNGSKERFWVPYEGHRNEADFKQFAADPFIVLENDLAQFD